One genomic window of Phoenix dactylifera cultivar Barhee BC4 chromosome 6, palm_55x_up_171113_PBpolish2nd_filt_p, whole genome shotgun sequence includes the following:
- the LOC103715933 gene encoding uncharacterized protein LOC103715933: MEPANIDWKTIESKCVRDDIYEHINAPKWMDLANLDASPVDDEAWFCRPDCRHPKTVEDFQRWTPSPKVKHARSSSEMLPLGERNGNQREANNLKRRGIAAFFPSSPLREPSKPKAAAPKKFRDDAENQNPNLSTTPTSRQFGAPKGGKTTKEMIKSSAEKKVEEEREEWQQQKKPQPRLKSTLSARNLFSGKDILSQLSEFCQELKKLAARSERPVAQEEADEEVKKVSKAAPEEEAEKRERGKTDRDLNSKNNDVSEKKSGKRPMRIEVEKHKYKKGLEENSSVLSEVRACPPTPQRIPSPSSRRLRIPKATTTTSSPLNKPPRSTPPRGILRELEKSREEKRELAANSEDSNSASVASDNERSSMNMFWFLKPCTYLVK, translated from the exons ATGGAGCCAGCCAACATCGACTGGAAGACCATCGAATCCAAGTGCGTGAGGGATGACATCTACGAGCACATCAATGCTCCAAAATGGATGGATCTCGCCAACCTCGACGCTTCTCCGGTCGATGACGAAGCCTGGTTCTGCCGCCCCG ATTGCAGACATCCAAAGACTGTAGAAGATTTCCAGAGATGGACTCCTAGTCCCAAG GTGAAACACGCGAGATCGAGCTCGGAAATGCTGCCGCTGGGAGAGCGGAATGGCAATCAGAG AGAGGCAAATAACTTGAAAAGGAGAGGGATCGCGGCATTCTTCCCTTCGTCTCCTCTCCGCGAGCCATCAAAACCCAAAGCAGCTGCTCCCAAGAAGTTTAGAGATGATGCTGAGAACCAGAACCCCAATCTTTCGACGACTCCTACTAGCAGGCAATTTGGTGCTCCCAAAGGGGGCAAGACTACCAAGGAGATGATCAAGTCAAGCGCAGAAAagaaggtggaggaggagagggaggagtggCAGCAGCAGAAGAAGCCTCAGCCGCGGCTCAAGAGTACGCTCTCCGCAAGGAATCTATTCTCCGGGAAGGACATCTTGAGCCAGCTCTCGGAGTTCTGCCAAGAACTCAAGAAGCTGGCTGCCAGAAGTGAGAGacctgttgcccaagaagaggCTGATGAGGAGGTGAAGAAGGTTTCAAAAGCAGCTCCCgaggaggaggcggagaagAGGGAGCGGGGGAAGACCGATCGGGATCTGAATTCCAA GAACAATGATGTATCAGAGAAAAAGAGTGGCAAAAGGCCAATGAGGATTGAGGTAGAAAAGCACAAATATAAGAAGGGTCTTGAAGAGAACTCATCTGTGCTAAGCGAGGTAAGAGCTTGTCCTCCCACGCCTCAGCGCATTCcttccccttcaagtcggcgcCTCAGGATCCCCAAGGCCACCACAACAACCAGCTCTCCTCTCAATAAGCCTCCTAGATCTACACCTCCG AGGGGAATACTTCGGGAGTTGGAGAAGAgtagagaggagaaaagagaattGGCTGCAAACAGTGAAGACAGCAACAGCGCTTCTGTTGCTTCTGATAATGAAAGAAGTTCAATGAATATGTTTTGGTTCTTGAAGCCTTGTACTTACCTGGTAAAGTAG